In Calderihabitans maritimus, one genomic interval encodes:
- a CDS encoding NAD(+)/NADH kinase, with product MRRIGLIFNEQKKDVLQTAQYLIQWLEDRRVKVFLTEDHQKALGKADAERFETTVADNVDCVLVLGGDGTLLSTARALAVKGTPILGINMGQLGFLTEIELPSMFEDLELLLRGEYLIEERMMLEARVVRNNTTVDRFLALNDVVVTKGSFSRMIYLETYVSQHYVDTYRADGLIVSSPTGSTAYCMSAGGPLVSPEVEVMIIVPICPHTLYARPLVVASHQEIKVVVRSKLADVAVTVDGQHGVKLEENDEITVGKAPFKTKLIRLKGRNFYEVLREKLRGEGGGAYG from the coding sequence ATGCGGCGTATCGGTTTAATTTTTAACGAGCAGAAGAAAGATGTTCTTCAGACAGCTCAGTACCTTATCCAATGGCTGGAGGACAGGCGGGTAAAAGTCTTTTTAACGGAAGACCATCAGAAGGCTTTGGGGAAGGCAGATGCAGAACGGTTTGAGACAACGGTTGCCGATAATGTCGATTGCGTCCTGGTTCTGGGAGGAGATGGCACCTTATTGAGTACCGCCCGCGCCTTGGCAGTCAAGGGTACGCCTATTTTAGGCATTAACATGGGACAGTTGGGATTCTTAACGGAAATTGAATTACCCAGCATGTTTGAAGACCTGGAGTTGCTCCTGCGGGGGGAATATTTGATTGAGGAAAGAATGATGCTGGAAGCCCGGGTGGTCCGAAATAATACGACGGTAGATAGATTCCTTGCTCTTAATGATGTGGTAGTGACCAAAGGTTCTTTTTCAAGAATGATCTACCTGGAAACTTATGTATCCCAACATTATGTAGATACCTACCGGGCCGATGGACTTATTGTTTCTTCTCCCACCGGGTCAACAGCGTATTGCATGTCTGCCGGCGGTCCGCTGGTTTCACCGGAAGTAGAGGTAATGATCATTGTCCCTATATGTCCCCATACCCTTTATGCCAGGCCGTTGGTGGTAGCCTCCCATCAAGAGATAAAAGTTGTGGTCCGTTCTAAACTGGCCGACGTGGCGGTAACGGTAGATGGCCAGCACGGGGTTAAGCTGGAGGAAAACGATGAAATTACAGTGGGAAAAGCTCCTTTCAAGACTAAGCTCATCCGGTTGAAAGGTCGTAATTTTTACGAAGTATTGCGGGAAAAGCTCCGGGGAGAGGGAGGCGGAGCGTATGGTTAG